A stretch of Vibrio maritimus DNA encodes these proteins:
- a CDS encoding PilZ domain-containing protein, with protein sequence MQQTEILSIAERLISAYHAEDFDQVLNQVTEGESASTKLLVKMELNRLMAPCYKRIDLRGRVSTNCHEYQLDGLAHWLDDRAFNSYHKLTRKYGGYTEGVWELLVDKKTLSNLGDEQRNANSGDLTDPQSPYAATPINLGYDLKRKECRLKVESQVSITLENGETVIGLSVDLSSSGAKFKVPGTFDYDLGQVISVTFDELAETSQLKEITKPIEYRVLGVDGLHGISPVKYLRTLRLTRTNAVELVVDKMLNTESKKVRHDNQDRITRARTRGFEHTYLKHACNLPLFFSGNDLKVALLTENNQDIWRYWHDERNQQSLASLFSNQRMDLLVKAGIKGCSNVLYTFTHEHNGMKLFYSMMMPEADRQERQLFWHVGGRRASWRAFRLSVFELSTDDMLTISKHYSELVGHDEKLTHFGILQEISDDKSASDYLFTEKPRLPASTLNQFRHPRNVKTQPRGLYFDAKSRRREPRYQFSSPLVVSAGENVRIQGQTVDLSKHGASIKLAEPLAIPSGSIISVDYLELKRYNDRIPLNQVPYEVVRMSADRKTVHLSIVESGKTVKTIAFFRGIIENNQDKLVAQQEILPSSSLLEALHNVLLGKMVSTPVYVDKRGTSVKCRSVGVNFPLPGYLQFFERIGHDQKLALEPIFKGRSNSLLAEPLKRKPGAKPIACELYIGVLKLGDRIQSIHTKVRDDFESTQQRIKFIKDALSMGELYILRVSSGPVYDALTTLMKKDINELLSLSLSHARNLENEMTSIIGYCELVDITEEVLIRLEMNH encoded by the coding sequence ATGCAGCAAACAGAAATACTTTCCATTGCCGAACGTTTGATTTCAGCTTACCACGCTGAGGACTTCGACCAAGTTCTCAACCAAGTCACCGAAGGCGAATCTGCGTCTACTAAGTTACTGGTGAAGATGGAGCTCAATCGTCTTATGGCGCCCTGCTATAAACGTATTGACCTTCGTGGACGCGTCTCTACCAACTGTCACGAGTACCAATTAGATGGTCTTGCACACTGGCTGGACGATCGCGCATTTAACTCCTATCACAAGCTCACTCGCAAATACGGTGGTTACACCGAGGGAGTATGGGAGCTACTTGTTGACAAGAAAACCTTGAGCAACTTGGGTGATGAGCAACGCAATGCCAACAGCGGAGATTTAACCGACCCGCAAAGTCCTTATGCTGCCACCCCAATAAACCTAGGCTATGACCTCAAGCGCAAGGAATGCCGCTTAAAGGTCGAGTCGCAGGTATCTATTACGCTCGAGAACGGTGAAACCGTTATTGGTCTGAGCGTCGACCTCTCTAGCTCTGGAGCTAAGTTTAAAGTACCTGGCACCTTTGATTACGATTTAGGGCAAGTTATTTCTGTTACATTCGACGAGCTAGCGGAAACCAGTCAACTAAAAGAAATCACCAAACCTATTGAGTACCGAGTGCTTGGTGTTGATGGTCTGCATGGCATCTCTCCGGTGAAGTATCTACGCACACTTAGGTTAACGCGCACCAACGCCGTAGAGCTTGTCGTCGACAAGATGCTCAACACTGAATCCAAAAAGGTTCGCCATGATAACCAAGATCGTATTACTCGTGCGCGGACTCGTGGTTTTGAGCATACCTACCTAAAACACGCGTGTAACCTACCACTATTCTTCAGTGGCAACGATCTGAAAGTCGCGTTGCTCACAGAAAATAACCAAGATATCTGGCGTTATTGGCACGACGAGCGTAACCAGCAATCGCTGGCCTCGTTATTCTCTAACCAGCGAATGGACCTGTTAGTCAAAGCTGGGATAAAAGGATGCAGTAACGTTCTCTATACCTTTACCCACGAACACAATGGAATGAAGCTGTTCTATTCCATGATGATGCCCGAGGCGGATCGCCAAGAGCGTCAATTGTTCTGGCATGTTGGCGGCAGAAGAGCGAGTTGGCGTGCATTTAGGCTATCGGTATTTGAGCTATCAACCGATGATATGTTGACCATATCAAAACACTACAGTGAGCTTGTTGGGCACGACGAGAAGTTGACGCATTTTGGCATACTGCAAGAAATCAGTGACGACAAATCCGCCAGCGACTATCTATTTACTGAAAAGCCAAGACTGCCAGCCAGTACTCTCAATCAGTTCCGACACCCGAGAAATGTCAAAACGCAGCCTAGAGGGCTGTACTTTGATGCCAAATCTCGTCGAAGAGAGCCGAGATATCAGTTCTCTTCACCACTTGTTGTCAGCGCGGGAGAGAATGTTCGAATTCAAGGACAGACCGTCGATTTATCTAAGCACGGCGCGAGCATCAAGCTAGCAGAGCCTTTGGCTATTCCTTCTGGTTCAATCATTAGTGTCGACTATTTGGAGCTCAAACGTTACAACGACCGAATTCCATTGAACCAGGTACCGTACGAAGTCGTTCGCATGTCCGCAGACAGAAAAACGGTGCACCTCTCTATTGTTGAATCTGGAAAGACGGTCAAAACAATCGCCTTCTTTAGAGGCATTATAGAGAACAACCAAGACAAGTTAGTCGCTCAGCAAGAAATCTTACCAAGTAGCTCATTGCTTGAGGCACTGCACAACGTGTTACTAGGAAAAATGGTCTCTACTCCCGTTTATGTCGATAAACGCGGTACCTCAGTCAAATGCCGCTCAGTGGGTGTCAATTTTCCACTACCCGGCTACTTGCAGTTCTTTGAACGCATTGGGCACGACCAAAAACTGGCGCTTGAACCCATCTTTAAAGGCAGAAGTAATTCGTTATTGGCTGAGCCCCTCAAACGAAAACCAGGTGCCAAGCCTATTGCCTGTGAGCTCTATATTGGCGTCCTTAAACTCGGCGATAGAATCCAATCGATTCACACTAAGGTTCGCGATGATTTCGAGTCTACCCAGCAGCGCATTAAGTTCATTAAAGATGCCCTTAGCATGGGTGAGCTGTACATTCTGAGAGTCTCTTCCGGACCTGTTTATGACGCGTTGACTACGCTCATGAAAAAAGACATCAACGAGCTGCTGTCGTTGAGCTTAAGCCATGCACGCAACCTAGAAAACGAAATGACCTCTATCATTGGATATTGCGAGCTCGTGGACATTACAGAAGAAGTGTTGATACGACTTGAGATGAATCATTAG
- a CDS encoding HD-GYP domain-containing protein: MDKSTPRNRHLNTAKADSINQAIEQTHLAIHEQIPEVVRMAFASYDSTHGQLRTFAHSTLQGTPLLHYSAPISAQSRLGKMVTRQLTRVVNDIPTEIANDSQHSKWLLEQGYEASFTRPVFDNGEFIGLLFFDADRKGFFDSSTTSELIKDSDNLVRQICEQRQCVNAMSDLGFSLRRTNFEHQNESLDHAYRVGQYTRLIGEKVAELYQLNDETIEHMVQFAELHDVGKYSNLGSKQQSLWLEDWGDHLKLTAQIQQGLNLINALARQIHEEQQTCVQLLREIIQYHHEYLDGSGAPRGLSHAHIPVSARIVTVANIFDALTSHRSYSESWSLTHALLELEKMVTLGKIDGNCVQALRAQQDAVKLVMQSNFLPRH, encoded by the coding sequence ATGGACAAATCTACACCCCGCAATCGGCATCTCAACACCGCCAAAGCCGACTCAATCAATCAAGCTATTGAGCAGACGCACCTCGCTATTCACGAGCAAATACCTGAAGTCGTCAGAATGGCCTTTGCATCCTATGACAGTACTCACGGTCAGCTTCGAACCTTTGCGCACAGTACGTTACAAGGCACTCCCTTGCTTCATTATAGCGCGCCTATCTCTGCTCAGTCTCGCTTAGGTAAGATGGTCACTCGCCAACTAACTCGTGTGGTCAATGATATCCCTACCGAAATTGCCAATGACTCGCAGCATTCTAAATGGTTACTTGAACAGGGCTATGAAGCCTCATTCACTCGACCTGTGTTTGATAACGGTGAGTTTATAGGCCTGCTGTTTTTCGATGCTGATCGCAAAGGGTTCTTCGACTCATCAACCACCAGCGAGCTCATCAAAGATTCTGATAATCTCGTACGTCAGATTTGTGAACAGCGCCAGTGCGTCAACGCTATGTCCGATTTAGGCTTCTCTCTTCGCCGCACCAACTTCGAGCATCAGAACGAGAGCCTTGATCACGCCTATCGTGTTGGTCAGTACACGCGCCTAATTGGTGAGAAAGTAGCAGAGCTTTATCAACTGAACGATGAAACTATCGAGCATATGGTTCAGTTTGCTGAGCTGCATGATGTTGGTAAATACTCGAATCTTGGTAGTAAGCAGCAAAGCCTTTGGCTGGAGGATTGGGGGGATCATTTGAAACTCACCGCACAGATCCAGCAAGGTCTCAATCTGATTAACGCTTTAGCTCGGCAGATTCACGAAGAGCAACAAACCTGTGTTCAACTGCTAAGAGAGATCATTCAGTATCATCATGAGTATCTCGATGGCAGTGGTGCACCTCGCGGCCTCAGTCATGCACATATTCCTGTATCAGCGCGAATTGTTACCGTTGCTAACATTTTTGATGCCCTGACAAGTCACCGCTCCTACAGCGAATCTTGGTCACTGACCCATGCGCTTCTAGAGCTAGAGAAAATGGTTACCCTCGGCAAGATCGACGGAAACTGTGTTCAAGCCCTACGTGCGCAGCAAGACGCTGTAAAGCTTGTGATGCAGTCAAACTTTCTACCGAGACATTAA
- the radA gene encoding DNA repair protein RadA: MAKAKRAYVCNDCGADFPRWQGQCNACGSWNTISEVRLAASPQVARNERLTGYAGGATESTIQTLSEIDLQEVPRFTSGFKELDRVLGGGVVPGAAILIGGNPGAGKSTLLLQAMCWLSSQMPTLYVTGEESLQQVAMRASRLGLPKEHLKMLSETNVDRICQIAEKEQPKLMVIDSIQVMHVADVQSSPGSVAQVRESATALTRYAKQNNVAIFIVGHVTKDGTLAGPKVLEHIIDCSVLLDGGTDSRFRTLRSHKNRFGAVNELGVFAMTGQGLKEVSNPSAIFLSRGEEETSGSSVMVVWEGTRPLLVEIQALVDYSQLANPRRVAVGLEQNRLSLLLAVLHKHGGLQMADQDVFVNVVGGVKVTETSADLALVMALLSSFRDRPLPKDVVVFGEVGLAGEIRPVPSGQERLMEAFKHGFKKAIVPAANMPKGGIEGMQIHGVKKLSEAISAFDEL, encoded by the coding sequence ATGGCAAAAGCGAAAAGAGCTTACGTTTGTAATGATTGCGGAGCAGATTTTCCCCGTTGGCAAGGTCAATGCAACGCATGTGGCAGTTGGAACACGATCAGTGAAGTCCGTCTGGCTGCATCACCTCAAGTGGCTCGCAACGAGAGACTGACGGGCTATGCTGGTGGAGCGACGGAGTCGACAATCCAAACCCTCTCTGAGATTGATCTGCAAGAAGTGCCGCGATTTACCAGTGGCTTCAAAGAACTGGACCGAGTGTTAGGGGGCGGCGTTGTACCTGGCGCGGCCATCCTCATCGGCGGTAACCCTGGTGCAGGTAAATCAACATTGCTGCTGCAAGCTATGTGTTGGTTGTCCTCTCAGATGCCTACTTTATACGTCACTGGTGAAGAATCTCTGCAGCAAGTCGCCATGCGCGCTTCTCGCTTAGGGTTGCCGAAAGAGCATCTCAAGATGCTTTCTGAAACCAACGTTGATCGTATTTGCCAAATCGCTGAAAAAGAGCAGCCAAAGCTGATGGTTATCGACTCTATTCAGGTAATGCATGTTGCTGATGTCCAGTCATCACCAGGCAGTGTGGCGCAGGTACGCGAATCAGCGACGGCACTAACTCGTTATGCTAAGCAAAACAATGTAGCGATATTCATCGTTGGTCATGTGACTAAAGATGGTACCTTGGCAGGTCCAAAGGTGCTGGAACACATCATCGACTGCTCAGTACTACTTGATGGTGGTACAGATAGCCGCTTTAGAACACTTCGAAGTCATAAGAACCGCTTCGGCGCGGTAAATGAGCTTGGCGTATTTGCGATGACGGGGCAGGGGTTAAAAGAAGTCAGTAATCCATCTGCGATTTTCCTCTCTCGTGGCGAAGAAGAAACATCGGGCAGTTCAGTCATGGTGGTGTGGGAGGGGACTCGTCCGCTCCTCGTTGAGATCCAGGCACTGGTTGACTATAGCCAACTGGCGAACCCGCGCCGCGTCGCGGTAGGTCTTGAGCAAAACCGTCTGTCGCTTCTATTGGCTGTGCTCCATAAACATGGCGGTTTGCAGATGGCGGACCAAGATGTATTTGTCAACGTCGTGGGTGGCGTCAAAGTTACCGAAACCAGTGCGGACCTTGCTTTGGTTATGGCATTGCTTTCAAGCTTTCGCGACCGTCCGCTACCGAAAGATGTGGTTGTGTTTGGTGAGGTGGGACTTGCTGGCGAGATTCGCCCAGTACCGAGTGGCCAAGAGCGATTAATGGAAGCGTTTAAACACGGCTTTAAAAAAGCGATTGTTCCGGCGGCCAATATGCCGAAAGGCGGTATTGAAGGCATGCAAATCCACGGAGTGAAGAAGCTTTCAGAAGCGATTTCAGCATTTGATGAACTTTAA
- a CDS encoding AMP-binding protein gives MILPNETTTSSCTLPPPNEMILKWAHEKPNEVYLKQIINRQFVEFTYAEVADKALRLVSALRGLGIQPGDKVALISKNCAEWFICDLAMMLGDYVSVPIFPTAGPDTIEYCLTHSESKVLIAGKLDDAAATSEVMGNLSDLVTISLPYDSAPECQHSFTQLVADNEPSEERPVHYDDKLMSLVYTSGTSGLPKGAMLTYGAFSWSVQRLIDHIGIEANDRLFSYLPLAHITERVYIFGSSVQGGVPTAFPESLDTFIEDVKMQRPTLFISVPRLWNLFQQRIQDKLPQKKLNILLKIPFVNTLIKKKLADGLGLDQARVLGCGSAPVSPALLEWYHSVGLNITEAWGMTESFAYSTLNHPFRGDKIGSVGNAGPGIELKIADDSEIMVRSKGLFSGYYKNDIATQESFDSDGWLHTGDIGVIDSEGYLTIQGRKKDTFKTAKGKFVAPVPIEKKLAEYSRVEMMCLIGLGLPAPILLVVPHDFPNFDRERYARTAERVVKRMNQELESHEHIKGVLMVKEPWSIENGLLTPTLKIKRHLLEQKYHEVGQNWPKGQLVVWEE, from the coding sequence ATGATACTGCCTAACGAAACGACTACTTCTAGCTGTACTCTACCACCGCCTAACGAAATGATCCTAAAGTGGGCGCATGAGAAACCTAACGAGGTTTACCTAAAACAAATCATTAACCGACAATTTGTTGAATTCACGTATGCCGAGGTTGCTGATAAAGCACTACGATTAGTTTCGGCACTTCGTGGGCTTGGCATTCAGCCTGGTGATAAAGTCGCGCTAATCTCGAAAAACTGTGCCGAGTGGTTTATTTGCGATCTTGCGATGATGCTCGGTGACTATGTCAGTGTGCCAATCTTCCCTACAGCAGGTCCTGATACCATTGAATATTGTCTCACTCACAGTGAGAGTAAGGTACTTATTGCAGGAAAATTGGATGACGCAGCGGCCACCAGTGAGGTGATGGGAAATCTTAGCGATTTGGTTACTATCTCTCTACCTTATGACTCGGCGCCAGAGTGCCAACACAGCTTTACTCAGCTGGTCGCCGACAATGAGCCAAGTGAAGAGCGTCCTGTTCACTACGATGATAAGCTGATGTCACTGGTTTATACCTCAGGTACGTCAGGTCTACCCAAAGGTGCGATGCTGACCTATGGCGCTTTTTCTTGGTCGGTACAAAGACTGATTGATCATATCGGTATTGAAGCCAATGACCGCTTGTTCTCTTACTTGCCACTCGCACACATTACCGAGCGAGTCTATATTTTTGGCTCTTCAGTGCAGGGTGGCGTACCCACTGCTTTCCCAGAATCACTGGATACCTTTATTGAAGACGTGAAGATGCAGCGCCCAACGCTGTTTATCTCTGTACCTCGTCTGTGGAACTTGTTCCAACAACGAATTCAAGACAAACTACCGCAGAAAAAACTCAATATCCTGTTGAAGATACCTTTCGTCAACACACTAATTAAGAAGAAACTCGCTGACGGTCTAGGCCTTGATCAGGCTCGTGTTTTAGGTTGTGGCTCAGCCCCTGTCTCACCTGCTCTTCTCGAGTGGTACCACAGCGTCGGCTTGAATATTACCGAAGCTTGGGGGATGACGGAATCCTTCGCCTACAGTACCCTCAACCATCCTTTCCGCGGGGATAAAATCGGTTCGGTGGGTAATGCAGGCCCGGGTATTGAGCTCAAGATTGCCGATGACTCAGAGATCATGGTTCGCAGTAAAGGCTTGTTCTCTGGGTACTACAAAAACGATATCGCAACACAAGAATCATTTGATAGTGACGGCTGGCTGCATACCGGTGATATTGGTGTGATCGATAGTGAAGGCTACCTAACTATCCAAGGTCGTAAAAAAGACACCTTTAAAACCGCCAAAGGTAAGTTTGTTGCGCCCGTTCCTATTGAGAAAAAGCTCGCTGAATACAGCCGCGTTGAGATGATGTGTTTGATTGGTTTAGGCCTGCCTGCGCCGATCTTACTGGTCGTCCCTCACGACTTCCCGAACTTCGACCGCGAGCGTTATGCTCGTACCGCGGAACGAGTCGTCAAACGCATGAATCAAGAGCTGGAATCTCACGAACACATCAAAGGCGTTCTTATGGTTAAAGAGCCGTGGAGCATTGAAAACGGTTTGCTAACCCCTACCCTTAAAATTAAACGCCACCTTCTGGAGCAGAAGTACCACGAAGTCGGTCAGAACTGGCCAAAAGGTCAGCTGGTGGTATGGGAAGAGTAA
- a CDS encoding DUF1127 domain-containing protein, giving the protein MDRTITTLECAEQGNGGFQLRKNILTVLGVWYRNYRTRKALAEMSERLLDDIGITPYEAKQESRRPFWK; this is encoded by the coding sequence ATGGACAGAACAATTACGACGCTAGAATGTGCAGAGCAAGGAAACGGTGGATTTCAACTGAGAAAGAATATCTTAACTGTACTTGGCGTTTGGTATCGAAATTACAGAACTCGAAAAGCGCTTGCAGAGATGTCAGAACGGTTACTTGATGATATCGGAATCACTCCCTATGAAGCGAAGCAAGAGTCCCGTAGGCCTTTCTGGAAATAA
- the fusA gene encoding elongation factor G gives MADLSKYRNIGIFAHVDAGKTTTTERILKLTGKIHKTGEVHDGESTTDFMEQEAERGITIQSAAVTCEWNGHRLNVIDTPGHVDFTVEVYRSLKVLDGGIGVFCGSGGVEPQSETNWRYANESEVSRLIFVNKLDRMGADFFNVVDQVKNVLGANPLVMTLPIGREDDFVGVVDVLNRKAYVWDDSGLPENYEIQDVPADMVDDLEAYREELVETAVEQDDDLMEAYMEGEEPSIEDLKRCIRKGTRDLAFFPTFCGSAFKNKGVQLVLDAVVDYLPAPTEVDPQPLTDPETGEPTGEVATVDADAPLKALAFKIMDDRFGALTFIRIYSGRMKKGDTILNSATGKTERIGRMCEMQADERNELTEAQAGDIIAVVGMKNVQTGHTLCDPKHECTLEAMIFPEPVISIAVSPKDKGSTEKMGIAIGKMVAEDPSFQVETDEDSGETILKGMGELHLDIKVDILKRTYGVELEVGAPQVAYRETITQAVEDSYTHKKQSGGSGQFAKIDYRIKPGEPNSGFTFSSSVVGGNVPKEFWPAVEKGFEAMMDNGVLAGFPTLDVEVELFDGSFHAVDSSAIAYEIAAKGAFRQSMPKAGAQLLEPIMHVDVFTPEDHVGDVIGDLNRRRGMIKDQQAGTTGVRIKANVPLSEMFGYIGHLRTITSGRGQFSMEFEHYAACPANVAEEVIAKAKEDNK, from the coding sequence ATGGCAGATTTATCAAAGTACAGAAACATTGGTATTTTCGCGCACGTTGATGCGGGTAAAACTACCACCACTGAGCGTATCCTTAAGCTTACTGGTAAAATCCACAAAACTGGTGAAGTACACGACGGTGAGTCTACAACTGACTTCATGGAGCAGGAAGCTGAGCGTGGTATCACAATCCAGTCTGCTGCGGTAACTTGTGAGTGGAACGGCCACCGCCTAAACGTTATCGATACTCCGGGACACGTTGACTTCACAGTTGAAGTATATCGTTCACTTAAAGTACTAGACGGCGGTATCGGTGTATTCTGTGGTTCTGGTGGTGTTGAGCCTCAGTCAGAAACAAACTGGCGTTACGCGAACGAATCAGAAGTATCTCGTCTGATCTTCGTTAACAAACTAGACCGTATGGGTGCAGACTTCTTCAACGTTGTTGACCAAGTTAAGAACGTTCTTGGCGCTAACCCACTAGTAATGACTCTGCCTATCGGTCGTGAAGACGATTTCGTTGGTGTTGTAGACGTACTAAACCGTAAAGCTTACGTTTGGGATGATTCTGGTCTTCCAGAAAACTACGAAATCCAAGACGTTCCAGCTGACATGGTTGACGATCTAGAAGCTTACCGTGAAGAGCTAGTTGAGACTGCTGTAGAGCAAGACGACGACCTAATGGAAGCGTACATGGAAGGTGAAGAGCCTTCTATCGAAGACCTTAAGCGTTGTATCCGTAAAGGTACTCGTGACCTAGCGTTCTTCCCAACATTCTGTGGTTCTGCATTTAAGAACAAGGGTGTTCAACTAGTTCTTGACGCTGTTGTAGATTACCTACCAGCTCCAACTGAAGTTGATCCTCAGCCTCTAACAGATCCAGAAACTGGTGAGCCAACTGGTGAAGTTGCTACAGTTGACGCTGACGCGCCACTAAAAGCACTTGCGTTCAAAATCATGGACGACCGTTTCGGTGCACTAACGTTCATCCGTATCTACTCAGGCCGCATGAAGAAGGGTGACACTATCCTTAACTCTGCAACTGGTAAGACTGAGCGTATCGGTCGTATGTGTGAGATGCAGGCTGACGAGCGTAACGAACTTACTGAAGCACAAGCTGGTGACATCATCGCTGTAGTAGGTATGAAGAACGTTCAAACTGGTCACACTCTATGTGATCCTAAGCACGAATGTACTCTAGAAGCTATGATCTTCCCAGAACCAGTAATCTCTATCGCTGTTTCTCCGAAGGACAAAGGTTCTACAGAGAAGATGGGTATCGCTATCGGTAAGATGGTTGCAGAAGATCCATCTTTCCAAGTTGAGACTGATGAAGATTCAGGTGAAACTATCCTGAAAGGTATGGGTGAACTTCACCTAGACATCAAGGTAGACATCCTTAAGCGTACGTACGGCGTTGAGCTAGAAGTAGGTGCTCCACAGGTAGCTTACCGTGAAACTATCACTCAAGCAGTTGAAGATAGCTACACGCACAAGAAGCAGTCTGGTGGTTCTGGTCAGTTCGCGAAAATCGACTACCGTATCAAACCAGGTGAGCCAAACTCTGGCTTCACGTTCTCTTCTTCAGTTGTTGGTGGTAACGTTCCTAAGGAATTCTGGCCAGCAGTTGAGAAAGGCTTCGAAGCTATGATGGACAACGGTGTTCTAGCTGGCTTCCCAACGCTAGACGTTGAAGTTGAGCTATTCGACGGTTCATTCCACGCAGTTGACTCTTCGGCAATCGCTTACGAAATCGCAGCGAAAGGTGCATTCCGTCAGTCTATGCCAAAAGCTGGTGCACAGCTTCTTGAGCCAATCATGCACGTTGACGTGTTCACTCCAGAAGATCACGTGGGTGATGTAATCGGTGACCTTAACCGTCGTCGTGGTATGATCAAAGACCAGCAAGCTGGTACTACTGGTGTTCGTATTAAAGCTAACGTTCCTCTATCAGAAATGTTTGGCTACATCGGTCACCTACGTACTATCACTTCAGGTCGTGGTCAGTTCTCTATGGAGTTCGAACACTACGCAGCATGTCCAGCAAACGTTGCTGAAGAAGTTATCGCTAAAGCGAAAGAAGACAACAAGTAA
- a CDS encoding LysR substrate-binding domain-containing protein, with protein sequence MKDKLPPLQGLYYFYQAAKLGSFKDAASTLYVSAAAISQQIRQLEEQLGCELFYRQHRKVMLTAEGHSLFKELNQGFEHILRGVQSIHNDAEPNRLSISTLPSFAQHWLVPRIQSFREQYPELSLLLEPNNKLVTFQDDSVDICIRYGKGQYPDVESRLLMEDIIYPVCHPLYQQQHNIHTIHDLHKADLIEDTWPDMDWSLWLNHVGAPIGTRTLQYNGAHFVVEGALSVQGVGLIKHSLAYRYIKEGTLVRIGDFALKPRFAYYVCAPANHFNRPKIQTFLSWLNQEVDEFKRCDMSHLSVIETDYVLRPNSL encoded by the coding sequence GTGAAAGATAAACTCCCTCCACTTCAAGGGCTGTATTATTTCTATCAAGCCGCCAAGCTTGGCAGCTTTAAGGATGCTGCTTCAACGCTTTATGTCTCAGCAGCAGCAATCAGCCAGCAGATACGTCAGCTAGAAGAGCAACTTGGTTGTGAGCTGTTTTATCGACAGCATAGAAAAGTCATGCTCACAGCCGAAGGACATTCGCTTTTTAAGGAGTTAAATCAGGGCTTTGAACATATTCTTCGCGGCGTTCAGAGCATCCATAACGACGCAGAGCCCAATCGACTCTCTATCTCTACCCTTCCCTCGTTTGCTCAACATTGGTTGGTACCCAGAATTCAGAGCTTTCGTGAACAGTATCCAGAGCTTAGCCTGCTACTTGAACCCAATAATAAACTGGTGACATTTCAAGATGACTCGGTGGATATCTGTATTCGCTATGGTAAGGGGCAATACCCTGATGTCGAGAGCCGACTTTTGATGGAGGACATTATTTATCCCGTTTGTCACCCTCTATATCAGCAGCAACACAACATCCACACGATTCATGATCTGCATAAAGCAGATTTAATTGAAGATACCTGGCCGGATATGGACTGGAGCTTATGGCTTAATCATGTGGGTGCGCCAATAGGCACGCGAACGCTTCAATATAATGGGGCGCACTTTGTTGTCGAAGGAGCATTGTCTGTGCAGGGGGTTGGATTGATTAAGCACAGCCTCGCTTACAGGTACATCAAAGAAGGGACACTGGTTCGTATCGGTGATTTCGCGCTAAAACCTAGATTCGCCTACTACGTGTGTGCACCGGCAAACCACTTCAATCGGCCTAAAATTCAAACCTTCTTATCTTGGCTTAACCAAGAAGTGGATGAGTTTAAGCGCTGTGATATGTCGCACCTCTCAGTTATCGAAACCGACTACGTTCTAAGGCCAAACTCACTGTAG